From a region of the Vidua macroura isolate BioBank_ID:100142 chromosome 25, ASM2450914v1, whole genome shotgun sequence genome:
- the NCDN gene encoding neurochondrin, whose amino-acid sequence MASDSGDGHATLKRCLGVLRDARNDSEQFAALLLVTKAVRAGEVDAKTRRQIFQAIGFTFPTRLLISQQPPAGCPPHTFRALGLTLLACFCTDPELAGHSQILNKIPTFNDVLLSPCDPDSTSMVDDVYQCLSAVLATARGPRELVAKGTVSALCQAYLNGGHGSERALALLVGLLAIAEAKCWQRDAPQLLAVLSKLSSDFLKAEDMTKFELCEVLPHFIPLSPPLTENSQGSECLCRLYKGLADVLGSKLSQSQRDPALKLAASLVQACGAEWIPAGSAGSKFLALLVNLACVEVRLTLEEPDPVEVEGKKEVVTACYVLMEMGIQECLREENPLLENVQKMQLMRIMEEAFGAVIFYLRQVKQEELQDPFIFASVRVLGAWMAEETSSLKQEICELLPFLVDYARKLFKEGSPAVSLPQAELVSTEGSALPQDALRFLLPGFCHLTAEDRPRDILIAEGAPALLCEYFLQQWEVLTSESTAPAPLTSTEMSLQTMCGVFLNLVVTAPDLVRHDKTFSSLMDVLLKSLPLLLPQKHHLVLAANVATLGLMMARILAGSAALQGTQSAKEFFGAAIRFLSQAHTAQADPGSDGLAVAVSPAYVSAWDDIRELWFLGMQALAGCVPRFPWLPHAALQARWLQGLARLLSRVAPASVEFELVAAFQAVLVELARASEQCRDVILSHHGTEWANLYGMAALEQCLAEQGGASSTPGGK is encoded by the exons ATGGCCTCGGACTCCGGGGACGGGCACGCCACGCTGAAGCGGTGCCTCGGCGTGCTCAGAGACGCGAGGAACGACAGCGAGCAGTTCGCAGCGCTGCTCCTG GTGACCAAAGCAGTCAGAGCCGGAGAGGTGGATGCCAAGACCCGCCGCCAGATCTTCCAGGCGATCGGATTCACATTCCCGACCCGCCTGCTGAtctcccagcagcccccagccgGCTGCCCCCCGCACACCTTCCGTGCCCTCGGCCTCACCCTGCTGGCCTGTTTCTGCACCGACCCAGAGCTAGCTGGGCACTCCCAGATCCTGAACAAAATCCCGACCTTCAACGACgtcctgctgtccccctgcGACCCGGACAGCACATCCATGGTCGATGACGTGTACCAGTGCCTCAGCGCTGTCCTGGCCACGGCCAGGGGCCCCAGGGAGTTGGTGGCCAAAGGGACAGTgtctgccctgtgccaggcctaCCTGAATGGTGGTCACGGCTCTGAGCGTGCCCTCGCCCTGCTTGTGGGGCTGTTGGCCATAGCAGAGGCCAAGTGTTGGCAGAGGGATgctccacagctcctggctgtgctcagcaagCTCTCCAGTGACTTCCTCAAGGCTGAAGACATGACCAAATTTGAGCTGTGTGAGGTTCTGCCTCACTTCATCCCCCTGTCACCTCCTCTGACAGAGAACTCTCAGGGCTCCGAGTGCCTCTGCAGACTTTACAAAGGGCTGGCTGACGTTTTGGGCAGCAAGCTCAGCCAGTCGCAGCGGGACCCCGCTCTGAAGCTCGCGGCCAGCCTCGTGCAGGCCTGTGGGGCTGAGTGGATCCCAGCAGGGAGTGCTGGCAGCAagttcctggccctgctggtgAACTTGGCTTGTGTGGAGGTCCGCCTGACCCTGGAGGAGCCAGATCCCGTGGAGGtggaggggaagaaggaagtGGTGACAGCCTGCTATGTCCTTATGGAGATGGGGATCCAGGAGTGCCTGAGGGAAGAGAACCCTCTGCtagaaaatgtgcagaaaatgCAGCTCATGAGGATTATGGAGGAGGCATTTGGAGCTGTAATATTCTACTTGAGACAG GTTAAACAGGAGGAGCTGCAAGATCCTTTCATCTTTGCCTCTGTTCGAGTCCTGGGAGCCTGGATGGCAGAAGAGACATCCTCCCTCAAGCAGGAAATCTGTGAGCTCTTGCCTTTCCTTGTTGATTATGCCAGGAAGCTTTTCAAGGAGGGCAGCCCAGCTGTGAGTcttccccaggcagagctggtcAGCACAGAGGGCTCTGCCTTACCCCAGGATGCTCTGAG aTTTCTGCTACCTGGCTTTTGCCATTTGACAGCAGAGGACAGGCCCCGGGACATCCTCATCGCCGAAGgggcaccagcactgctctgtgagTACTTCCTGCAGCAGTGGGAGGTTCTGACCTCTGAGTCCACAGCCCCAGCGCCCCTGACGAGCACTGAAATGAGTCTCCAGACCATGTGTGGGGTTTTCCTTAACCTGGTTGTGACTGCTCCGGACCTGGTCAG GCATGACAAAACCTTTTCCTCCTTGATGGATGTGTTGCTGAAGTCTCTTCCACTTCTGCTGCCCCAGAAGCATCACCTGGTTCTGGCAGCAAACGTTGCCACTTTGGGCCTGATGATGGCCAGGATCCTCGCGGGGTCAGCAG ccCTTCAGGGAACACAGTCTGCCAAGGAGTTTTTTGGAGCTGCCATTCGCTTCCTCTCGCAGGCCCACACGGCCCAGGCAGACCCCGGCAGCGATGGCCTGGCCGTGGCCGTGTCACCCGCCTACGTGAGCGCCTGGGATGACATCCGTGAGCTCTGGTTCCTGGGAATGCAGGCCTTGGCCGGCTGCGTCCCGCGTTTCCCCTGGCTGCCGCACGCCGCTCTCCAGGCGCGCTGGCTGCAGGGACTCGCGCGGCTGCTGTCCCGCGTCGCTCCAGCCTCTGTGGAGTTTGAGCTCGTCGCCGCTTTCCAGGCCGTGCTGGTGGAGCTGGCCAGAGCCAGCGAGCAGTGCAGGGATGTGATCCTGTCCCACCACGGCACGGAGTGGGCTAATCTCTATGGAATGGCAGCTCTGGAACAGTGTCTGGCCGAACAGGGAGGAGCCAGCAGCACTCCGGGTGGGAAATGA
- the KIAA0319L gene encoding dyslexia-associated protein KIAA0319-like protein homolog yields MEERLEAKPSISTQFLSRYCLGKAVRELGVLHLFYLCTCLCASCSSADANWNGSKCELGRILLGGRLRWWAGHHLQLLEGFHTLSSCQTTCCQHPTCDAFWFLENMCIQVNCTMPGTCQANKTGFSDSVLVFLKKSKSTEHLLNFHMEGDVKTWSHKWSDWDIPVQRKKRLRRSFQKWKLAGNRVQLLRRDLPENSRSSRSKTEHLKDQVLRHLVADRAASEKEKQKQDLLKNGQNPRELNPRSPLPAKSNNVNRSQDANGDLPQIHTGTSAPESSVLATFSSPVALDLTAPGKTEKPGQPDDAHPQFPTASPVPVKSTAKAQAATSVPSGVPTNGSVPTAQSSTAAAPSTAATTPAMKELVVSAGDSVEVTLPKNEVQLNAFVLPEPPAGTTYSYEWELITHPKDYSGEMAGKHSQTLKLSKLTVGLYEFKVVVDGENAHGEGYVNVTVNPKPRVNQPPVAIVSPQFQEISLPTISTLIDGSKSTDDDKIISYHWEELKGPLREEKVSSDTPILTLTNLVPGNYTFSLTVVDSDGASNSTTANLTVKKAVDYPPVANAGPNQVITLPQNSITLYGNQSTDDHSIVSYEWLLSPNSKGKVMEMQGVRTPVLQLSAMQEGDYTYQLIVTDSAGHQSTAEVTVIVQPENNKPPKADAGPDKELTLPVDSTTLDGSKSSDDQKIVFFLWEKTRGPDGVKLENANSSIATVTGLQVGTYEFTLTVKDERNLQSQSSVNVIVKEEINKPPIAKIAGNVVITLPTNTAELDGSKSSDDKGIVSYLWTRDEGSPAAGEVLNNSDHHPVLLLSNLVEGTYTFHLRVTDAKGESDVERTTVEVKPDPRKNNLVEIILDVNVSQLTERQKGMFIRQIGVLLGVLDSDITVQKIQPYTEQSTKMVFFVQNQPPHQIFKGREVAWTLKNELRKQQSDFLIFRALEINTVTCQLNCSEHGRCDSFTKRCVCDPFWMENFLRVQMGDGESNCEWSVLYVIIASFVIVVAFGILSWMVICCCKRRKGKSKRKSKYKILDATDQESLELKPNPKAGGRQKAQVLNTSLMHSESELDSDEAIFTWPDREKGKLLRSQNGSLRNGQLALKAKNQREEIL; encoded by the exons ATGGAGGAGAGGTTGGAAGCCAAGCCCAGCATCAGCACCCAGTTCCTGTCCCGATActgcctgggaaaagctgtgagggagctgggagttcTGCACCTGTTCTACCTGTGCACTTGCCTGTGTGCCTCGTGCTCCTCTGCAG aTGCAAACTGGAATGGATCTAAATGCGAGCTGGGGAGGATCCTGCTCGGCGGCCGTTTGAGATGGTGGGCAGGTCACCATTTGCAGCTTCTGGAAGGGTTCCATACTCTGAGCTCCTGTCAGACCACTTGCTGCCAGCACCCCACCTGTGATGCCTTTTGGTTCTTGGAAAATATGTGCATCCAGGTGAACTGCACCATGCCTGGCACGTGTCAGGCCAACAAGACTGGCTTTTCAGATTCTGTTTTGGTGTTTCTAAAGAAATCAAAAAGCACAGAGCACTTGTTAAACTTCCATATGGAAGGTGACGTGAAGACTTGGAGTCACAAGTGGTCAGActgggacatccctgtccagaggaagaaaagactGCGGAGATCATTCCAGAAGTGGAAGTTGGCAGGTAACAGGGTGCAGCTCCTGAGAAGGGATCTGCCAGAGAActccagaagcagcagaagcaaaacAGAGCACTTGAAGGATCAGGTCCTGAGGCACTTAGTGGCAGACAGAGCTGcttctgagaaggaaaaacaaaagcaagactTGCTAAAAAATGGACAGAATCCAAGAGAACTGAACCCCAGAAGCCCGCTCCCTGCTAAGAGCAATAATGTGAACAGGTCACAGGATGCCAATGGTGACTTGCCCCAG ATCCACACAGGAACATCTGCACCAGAATCGTCAGTGCTGGCTACGTTCTCCAGCCCTGTGGCACTGGACCTGACAGCTCCAGGGAAGACTGAGAAGCCTGGGCAGCCTGATGATGCCCATCCTCAGTTTCCCACAGCCAGCCCCGTGCCTGTGAAAAGCACAGCAAAGGCACAGGCAGCGACTTCTGTGCCCAGTGGAGTCCCCACAAATGGCAGTGTTCctacagcccagagcagcactgctgcagccccaagcactgctgccaccaccccag CTATGAAGGAGCTGGTGGTTTCTGCTGGAGACAGTGTTGAAGTGACCCTGCCAAAGAATGAAGTTCAGCTGAACGCATTTGTGCTTCCTGAGCCACCAGCTG gaaccACATATTCCTATGAGTGGGAGTTGATTACTCATCCAAAAGACTACAGTGGAGAAATGGCAGGGAAGCACTCCCAGACCCTGAAGTTGTCTAAG CTCACTGTTGGCCTGTACGAGTTCAAAGTCGTTGTGGATGGGGAAAACGCGCACGGAGAGGGATACGTGAATGTAACAGTGAATCCAA aGCCCCGGGTGAATCAGCCTCCTGTTGCCATCGTGTCCCCACAGTTCCAGGAAATCTCCCTGCCAACCATTTCCACCCTTATCGACGGCAGCA AAAGCACTGATGATGATAAAATTATCAGCTACCACTGGGAAGAGCTGAAGGGTCCCCTGCGGGAAGAGAAGGTTTCCAGTGATACTCCCATACTGACACTGACCAACCTGGTACCTGGGAATTACACTTTCAG tCTAACAGTTGTGGACTCAGATGGTGCCAGCAACTCCACCACTGCCAACCTGACTGTGAAGAAGGCAGTGGATTATCCTCCAGTGGCCAATGCTGGCCCAAACCAGGTGATCACCCTGCCCCAGAACTCCATCACGCTCTACGGCAACCAGAGCACGGACGACCACAGCATCGTCAGCTACGAGTGGCTGCTCAGCCCCAACAGCAAAGGGAAGGTGATGGAGATGCAG GGCGTGAGGACACCAGTCTTGCAGCTCTCTGCAATGCAGGAAGGTGATTACACCTACCAGCTCATAGTGACTGATTCTGCTGGGCACCAGTCCACTGCAGAGGTCACTGTGATAGTCCAGCCAG AGAACAACAAGCCCCCAAAGGCAGATGCTGGTCCAGATAAAGAATTGACTCTTCCTGTGGACAGCACCACTCTAGATGGCAGCAAGAGCTCGGATGACCAGAAGATAGTCttctttctttgggaaaaaacacG GGGTCCAGATGGTGTGAAGCTGGAGAATGCCAACAGCAGCATTGCCACTGTCACAGGCCTCCAGGTTGGGACATATGAGTTCACTCTGACAGTGAAAGATGAGAGGAACCTGCAGAGCCAAAGCTCCGTCAACGTCATCGTCAAGGAAG AGATAAACAAGCCACCCATTGCGAAGATTGCTGGTAACGTTGTCATCACCTTGCCCACAAACACAGCAGAGTTGGATGGATCAAAGTCCTCTGATGATAAGGGGATTGTCAGCTACTTGTGGACCCGGGACGAGGGGAGTCCTGCAGCTGGG GAAGTCTTAAATAATTCAGACCATCATCCTGTCCTCCTCCTGTCCAATCTGGTAGAAGGGACCTACACATTTCACCTCAGAGTAACAGATGCCAAAGGAGAGAGTGATGTGGAAAGGACCACGGTGGAGGTCAAACCTG ATCCTAGGAAGAATAACCTGGTGGAGATAATTCTGGATGTGAATGTGAGCCAGCTGACGGAGCGGCAGAAGGGGATGTTCATCCGGCAGAtcggggtgctgctgggggtcCTCGACTCGGACATCACCGTGCAGAAGATCCAGCCATACACTGAACAAAG CACGAAGATGGTGTTCTTTGTGCAGAACCAGCCTCCCCATCAGATATTCAAAGGACGAGAGGTGGCCTGGACGCTGAAGAACGAACTGAGGAAACAACAGTCAGACTTCCTCATCTTCCGGGCACTGGAGATTAACACAGTCA CCTGTCAGCTGAACTGCTCTGAGCACGGGCGCTGTGACTCCTTCACCAAGCGCTGCGTGTGTGACCCGTTCTGGATGGAGAACTTCCTCAGGGTGCAGATGGGGGACGGCGAAAGCAACTGCG AGTGGAGTGTGCTGTATGTGATCATTGCATCCTTCGTCATCGTGGTTGCCTTCGGAATCTTGTCGTGGATGGTGATCTGCTGCTGCAAGAG acggaaaggaaaatccaaaaggaaaagcaaatacaaGATTTTGGATGCAACGGATCAAGAAAGCCTAGAGTTAAAACCAAATCCCAAAGCAG GTGGCAGACAGAAAGCCCAGGTCCTCAACACGAGCCTGATGCACTCAGAGTCCGAGCTGGACAGTGATGAAGCCATCTTCACATGGCCTGAccgggaaaaagggaaactgctCCGCAGCCAGAACGGCTCCTTGCGCAACGGACAGCTGGCCCTCAAAGCCAAGAACCAGAGGGAGGAAATCCTATAG